TTTAGGCAGTGTACCTAGCATTAAACCAGTCAAAAACATTAACGTGAAGCTGCGGAAGCGCTTTAACAACCACGACAATACGTGGGAAAAGCTCAGTAGACCTGCCGCACAACCCAGCGCAAATAGCATGAGTACATCAATTTGCAAGCCTTTCGCCGCGGCTAATACAGGAGCATACATGCCTAGCAGCAATAAGATAAAGCTGCCTGAAATGCCCGGTAAAATCATGGCACAAATCGCAATGGATCCTGCAAAGAACACATTCAAGTTAGTGTCTGACATTTGCAGTGGGCTAAGCACTGTAATGCCATAAGCAAAGAAAACCCCAAACACAAAGAACAGCCCAGTGAAGAGATCTCGTCTCTCCACTTCTTTTAGTACGTGAATGACCGAGATGATGATCAAGCCAAAGAAGAACGACCAAGTTGGAATTGGGCGGGTGACCAATAACCAAGAAATGAGTTTGGCTAAGGTTAGAATACTAGAAATAATGCCGCTAAAGAGCGTGATTAGAAAAACGCCGTTGATATGAGCAAACGCGGCTTTAAATCCTTCGCGTTTCCAAATACCGAATAAAGAAGGGTTAATACGTCTGATGCTTTCAAGCAGAGTATCGTAGATGCCAGTAATGAAGGCTATGGTGCCGCCAGAAACACCAGGTACAACATCTGCAGCACCCATGGCAACGCCTTTAAAAAAGGTTTTCAAAAGATTCATTAAAATATTTAGTCTTAGAATTCGAGGTGCGAGAATTATGATATAGATTGAATGGCTTTGAAAGTGATTCTGACTATGTATTGTTCTAGTGCAGTACCAGGCACGAACCAAGGCTATAAAACTTGGCACGCATACTGCTTATATATAAGTGACCCTTTTTAAAGCCGAGGGTCACCTAGCCAACTGACGTTGTTAGTGAACCTATTGTTCACACTATATATCAGCCAATTGCTTCATGCGATTGGCTATTTTTTTGCCTGTAGAAAATACAAAAATGTAACTTCTTGTTTTTATTATTTATTTACCAGTCGTTTGATGTTGTTACACTAAAGTGGCCTCTTGTTATAGCTTGATTCTTATTTATTTGGATTACCTATGAAATGAGACACTGATCAACTTATATAATACTCAATTACTTTCACATTTTGCATTCATTTGCATTTTGCAAATGCAGTATGCGAATAACCTTGATCGAAACAATGAAATACGGGCGCTAAATCACTAAAAAGACCATTGAAAAGTTGGCACGCTTTCTGCTTATGTATGACCCTTTTTAAAGCCGAGGGTCACCTAGCCAACTGACGTTGTTAGTGAACCTACTTTGTTCACTTATTTATTACAGCCAATTGCTTCTTATAGCGATTGGCTTTTTTTTGTCCTAAATTCAGGTTAACTCTCAAAGAGTAGTGCGGAAATGGGTGCAATGTGGGTTATTTTTGTGATATCGATCCAAAAAGATATCTTATTGGGGGATTTGACAATAGCAGTGTGGCGGTGAATCGTTAGATTGGTCACTTCTATTTTGAATGCTATTAAATCTAACCTATTGAAATGCCCACCAAAATGCTTCATAGAACGCTTCTTTTGCGTCGTGTTTCACGACTAAACCATTGCTCGAGAGTATTTTGTCAAATGGCCATGTCATGATTTCTTGTACTGATGAACGCAGCTGAGTTTCGTTTTCCAGAGCCATTCGTTCGATGAAAGGCAGGCGAAATTCTCGGTAAGCTCCGGCCAGTGAGGCAGAAATTCTTTGGCCATAAGGTAGGTGGTTTTGGTTGCCTACAAGATGATCTGCAAGCAATAGTGTTTTGCTTTCTACATCGCAAAACACAATTTTTCGCGGTTTGCGTATGCCTAATATAGCGGTTTGAAGTAACTGCCCCTTCCACAAAGGGTAGGTTTCAGAGCCTAACGCCGCATCAAAGTTTAAATCGGAACGCTTTTGGATCAGTGACGGAGTGGCTAAAAAGTAAGCTTGAGAATAAGCAAGCCACCAATCTGATAGGGAATCATGGTAATTGGGAGAAGGCTCTACAATCGCCTTGATGGAGCCAAGTTCAGACAATTCAATTTGAAGTTGTGTTGTGAGCTCGATAGGCGAAAACACGACAAGGCTACCTTCATTTGTCTTTAAGACAATCATGCGCCTTAAGTGATGGCCTATTAAATCACGGCATGGCATGTCGGCATACCATAGCCTATTTGGGTGCCACTCTATCAACATTATCTGCGTCCTAGCGTTATTAAATGGAGCTTATGGTAAGTCAAGTATGTGAGCGTGATCCTTCACCCTCACGATACGTATCACTTATCCTATTTCTACTCTCAGTGAGTATCAACTCAGCGATAGGTAAGTGTTACTATTACCATAGAAAGGACTAATACCCCATCAATTTTAATAGGTTTTCTGCTGTTTCAATAGCTTCTTTGCGATTTGCAATATTGAGTTTTTGATATAGATTTCGAATGTGTGTTTTAATGGTTGTACCCGCAACATCTAACTCCTGTGCAATTTGTTCATTGCTGAACCCAGAATAGATTAAGCCCAAAACCTGCCATTCGCGCTGTGTGAGTGGGCTGGTTCGGATTAGCTCAGGTATATTGGGATGCGTTACGAGTTTTTCTACAAAGCTCTCATCAAAATGTACAGAGCGGCTACGTTGTTTGCTCGAGATGTCTTTCATTAGTTGCTGAGCTCGGTGACGTTCTAGGTCATCTAGCCCTGGCTTACTCATTAAGCGTTCCAAAATTTTATCTATGGAAGCCCCATCAATTAAGAAGTTGCCTATCATCCCAGTCTGATTGGTTAAGCTTAATGCGAGCTTTAACTGTGCCTCAGCTTCTTCAGTATCACCAAGTTTAACGGCAATCACCGCTTCAACGACTAAGTTACGATTCTGGTCGGTAAGCAAGTGATGCTTTTTTGCTTCTTGTTGTAGCTTGGCAATCGTGGCTTTCGCGTCGTCACATAACCCTAGTGCAGCTTGAGCTCGGGCGACATTGCGCCATTGTAATTGATAGAAATGATTACTGTAGTTTGCTGGACGAATAGCATCAACTAGCCACGTTTCAATGGCACTATTGTCTCCGCGAGTTTGCCAGTAAAGTAACAAAGACAAAGAAGCATTGGCTGTCCAATCAATGTGGTAATTGGATTGTTGCAATAAATGCTGAATTTGCTCGATAAAGCGTGCTGCCTTGTCGAGTTCACCACGGGCTAAAGCAAGGCGTGCTAGCATAGAATAACTATGTAAGTGCTTACTTGGGTCTGCCTTTCCTAGTACATCTATTCCTTTATAAGCACACTCTTCTGCTTCATCTAAGCGGTTCCAGCACCACAGTACTTGAGCGCGTAATCGCAGTAAAAATTCGTGCAAAGGCAATTGGTGTAAATGGTGTTCCTCGACCAATTTGAATGCGGAGTCTTGTACTTCATAGGCTGCTTGTACGAACCCTTGCGCTATTAAAATCTCGCTTTGTTGCAGCAGTGCCCATAGCGCCTGCGGAATGATGTGGTACTGGCGCGCTAGCTTTTCAGTTTGTTGCATCAGGGGCAGCGCTTGATCAAGTCGCCCCAGTACATGGTTGACTTCACCAACGACTGAAGTGGCAACGATACGGCTACGATAAGTGGTGGAGTTAATTTGTTCTAGTGCCAGTTCAGCCAATTCCTGTGCTTCTTCAGGCTTACTCATATTGATGGCGACTTGCGCCAATAATGCGTTGATCTGTCCTTTGTCGTCCGAGGTTAACTCTATGTCGCGCTTTTCTAGTTCCAGCGCAGCCAGTGCGAGCATATCGGCTACGTCATTGTAGCGGTGCTGACTTTGTGCAAGCCAAGCGCGTAATAATGGCAGCTTTGGTGTGGCGTACAGTTGATCGTCAGTTAATGAGCCCATGGCCTTTTCAACCAAAACGAGCTCACCACGGTTGAACATGCTCCAACCGTATTGATCTAAAATTCGCGCAACTAATATACCGCTATTCGCTTTTAGCGCATGACTTAATGCTTGGTTGGGATTGCCTTGGTTTAACCACGCATTCGACGCGTCGTTATGCAGTTGTTCTTCTTGTTGTGGAATACGAGCTTTACGCTCATGAGACAAAAATTCGCCAAACAAGTTATGGAAGCGATACCAGTTTTGCTCCCCTTCAAGCGGGTAAATAAACAAGCCGAAACGGTTAAGCGATTCAATCATGTTTAACGTATCTTCACGTTTGGTGAGCTCGGCGGCTAACGCATCATTAAACGTATCTAACACCGAACATTGCATCAAAAATTGGCGAGTTTCACTATCGAGCAGGTCAAACACTTCTTCAACCAAGTAGTCCCACAAGTGGGCGTGATTGAATTGAGTCACCGAAACAGCAGACTGAGCTAAGGTGCGCTTTTGATGCTGTGCTTGCAACGCGATGAGTTGCAGTGCGGATGGCCAACCTTCTACATAAGTACACAAGGTGTTCGCGGTATCGTCGTCAATGCCTTCAGTCACGCGTTGATTAAAGAAACGTGTGGTTTCCTCATTATCAAACGCGAGAGATTCGTTGTCGATTTCAATCAGTAGGTCGCGTACACGTAGGTTTGCTGTTCCTAATGGTGGCGTTGCACGAGTAGTGACAACAATCGTTAAGCATTCCGGCATGTGCTTTAAAAAGAAGCGCATCGCTTCATGAATGTCATCACTGTCGATCATGTGGTAATCGTCAAGTACCACATAACACTCTTGCTGGTACTCATTTAACTCGGTAAACAATTCACCAAACAAGTTGGTCGCAGAAGAGAACTGGCGACGCTCAGCCAAAGCTTGTGCATTTGGACAGGCATTTTGGGTAGCCTTATTCAGTGCTTGGATAAAATAATTTACAAAGCGGAAGGTGTCGTTGTCGTTTTCATCAATACTAAACCAACCCACATTGGATTTGTCCGCCAGCCATTGTGCGGCCATGGTTGTTTTGCCGTAGCCGGCTGGAGAGCGGAACAGAACAAGCTTATAGCAAGGTGCTTGTTGAAGAATATCAAGTACTCGCGGGCGTAAAATAGCATTGTGCAAGCGGCCAGGGCGAGTCAGTTTTGATGGAATCCACATAATTATTGTCTTTTTTGTTGGGGTTGCTGGCGCTGATATTACTCATCGAATCCACTCACATCCATGATCAAGTTCAGAAATGTATATATGTAACTCAATATGACCTCGCTACGCCTTATATTTGTGAGGCTGGTCAACTTATGGGGCATTGTAACGAATTTGTCTATTGCTATTTACACGATAATTGCCGATTTTGGTATGCATGCAGTGTTCTATCACGGAACGATATGTGATCAACCTTGCATTATTTGCAAAGAGAAGCGACGACGTAGTGAAAGAGAGTGGTGGTTATTAAACCGTCAACTGAACGGTTTGATGTGAAGAAAGTCACGCCCGGATATGAGTAATCCGGACTTTTTGTGATTCGACTCACTGAATGTGTTTCACCACCTCCTCTACGCCCTTACCTCTCCTCCTTGTCCTCCCTTGTTTTAGGAGGATGTTTCGCAAACTCTGTCCATGCAGGATATGGGTATTAAATGGATTACACCTTAAAGCGAGATTTCAAGATGAAGCCTACTGAACAACTGAAATTTGATAAAGAGCTGTTTAAGCGCTCGGTAAAAAAACACCTAGCGTCTACTTACGCTGTTAAAGTTGAAAATGCTGATAGTCGTGCATGGTATCTAGCAATGGGTCGTGCT
This DNA window, taken from Vibrio tapetis subsp. tapetis, encodes the following:
- a CDS encoding DUF368 domain-containing protein; this encodes MNLLKTFFKGVAMGAADVVPGVSGGTIAFITGIYDTLLESIRRINPSLFGIWKREGFKAAFAHINGVFLITLFSGIISSILTLAKLISWLLVTRPIPTWSFFFGLIIISVIHVLKEVERRDLFTGLFFVFGVFFAYGITVLSPLQMSDTNLNVFFAGSIAICAMILPGISGSFILLLLGMYAPVLAAAKGLQIDVLMLFALGCAAGLLSFSHVLSWLLKRFRSFTLMFLTGLMLGTLPKIWPWKETVSWRTNSKGEEVPLLQHNLSPFEFESITSEPSHVVLAVVMMLAGIGLVWGLEKFSSKD
- the malT gene encoding HTH-type transcriptional regulator MalT translates to MWIPSKLTRPGRLHNAILRPRVLDILQQAPCYKLVLFRSPAGYGKTTMAAQWLADKSNVGWFSIDENDNDTFRFVNYFIQALNKATQNACPNAQALAERRQFSSATNLFGELFTELNEYQQECYVVLDDYHMIDSDDIHEAMRFFLKHMPECLTIVVTTRATPPLGTANLRVRDLLIEIDNESLAFDNEETTRFFNQRVTEGIDDDTANTLCTYVEGWPSALQLIALQAQHQKRTLAQSAVSVTQFNHAHLWDYLVEEVFDLLDSETRQFLMQCSVLDTFNDALAAELTKREDTLNMIESLNRFGLFIYPLEGEQNWYRFHNLFGEFLSHERKARIPQQEEQLHNDASNAWLNQGNPNQALSHALKANSGILVARILDQYGWSMFNRGELVLVEKAMGSLTDDQLYATPKLPLLRAWLAQSQHRYNDVADMLALAALELEKRDIELTSDDKGQINALLAQVAINMSKPEEAQELAELALEQINSTTYRSRIVATSVVGEVNHVLGRLDQALPLMQQTEKLARQYHIIPQALWALLQQSEILIAQGFVQAAYEVQDSAFKLVEEHHLHQLPLHEFLLRLRAQVLWCWNRLDEAEECAYKGIDVLGKADPSKHLHSYSMLARLALARGELDKAARFIEQIQHLLQQSNYHIDWTANASLSLLLYWQTRGDNSAIETWLVDAIRPANYSNHFYQLQWRNVARAQAALGLCDDAKATIAKLQQEAKKHHLLTDQNRNLVVEAVIAVKLGDTEEAEAQLKLALSLTNQTGMIGNFLIDGASIDKILERLMSKPGLDDLERHRAQQLMKDISSKQRSRSVHFDESFVEKLVTHPNIPELIRTSPLTQREWQVLGLIYSGFSNEQIAQELDVAGTTIKTHIRNLYQKLNIANRKEAIETAENLLKLMGY